In the Pseudanabaena sp. PCC 7367 genome, one interval contains:
- a CDS encoding V-type ATP synthase subunit D — protein MAKVALNKSSLKNQKDQKDTYQKFLPSLDLKKQQLQGEAGKARRMLSEQKQRLVQYQAQIDDWVALLGDTSVQLHGLVRLKGWETRNENVAGVILPVLGEINFVVHPYTTLGAPLWFDNLVESLQEIARMTLQVKILEERVEKLDAALKKVTQRINLFEKVLIPECQKNIRMIKIYLEDKARTAVARSKIAKSKLTAKSSY, from the coding sequence ATGGCTAAGGTCGCACTAAACAAAAGTTCGCTTAAAAATCAGAAAGATCAAAAAGATACCTATCAAAAGTTCTTGCCTTCCTTGGATTTAAAAAAGCAACAGCTCCAGGGTGAAGCGGGCAAGGCTAGGCGGATGTTGAGTGAGCAAAAACAAAGACTAGTCCAATATCAAGCACAAATAGATGATTGGGTTGCTCTGCTGGGTGATACTTCAGTACAGTTGCATGGCCTGGTGCGATTGAAGGGATGGGAAACCCGCAATGAAAATGTAGCTGGGGTAATTTTGCCGGTTTTGGGTGAAATTAATTTTGTGGTGCATCCCTACACCACCCTGGGTGCACCGCTGTGGTTTGATAATCTGGTGGAGTCTTTGCAGGAGATTGCGCGAATGACGCTCCAGGTCAAAATCTTAGAAGAAAGAGTAGAAAAGCTGGATGCCGCCCTCAAAAAAGTGACGCAGCGGATTAATTTGTTTGAGAAGGTTTTAATCCCCGAATGCCAGAAAAATATTCGCATGATCAAAATCTATCTGGAAGATAAGGCCAGAACTGCCGTTGCCCGATCGAAGATTGCTAAGTCTAAGCTGACGGCCAAGTCTAGTTATTAG
- the prmA gene encoding 50S ribosomal protein L11 methyltransferase, with amino-acid sequence MPTLNNNWWEIQILASHALDELLFWRLQKFGCEGTASAIAGDQVLIKAYLPLEKSSLLDLSALALWAAQDALAIEAEAPIVTWRMINEEDWSTSWKQHWQPQKIGDAFVICPSWIELEDPGDRQIIHLDPGSAFGTGAHATTQLCLEALEMRLMGIKPDDDTVFADIGCGSGILGIGAILLGVSKVYAVDTDSLAIKATRLNFQRNQIDDDRLWADVGSMGHLLKSLPTPVDGFACNILAEIIVDMIPYMEQLIKPNGWGILSGILLEQVPLIAEELDRHNWVIATLWKRQEWSCLTIRRSN; translated from the coding sequence ATGCCAACCCTCAATAATAATTGGTGGGAAATCCAGATCTTAGCCAGCCATGCCCTTGATGAGTTGTTATTTTGGCGATTGCAAAAATTTGGCTGCGAGGGAACTGCCAGTGCGATCGCTGGTGATCAGGTTTTAATTAAGGCCTATTTACCGCTCGAAAAGTCATCCCTGCTGGATTTATCTGCTTTGGCGCTGTGGGCAGCCCAAGATGCCCTGGCGATCGAAGCCGAAGCACCGATCGTGACCTGGCGGATGATCAACGAAGAGGATTGGTCAACCAGTTGGAAGCAACATTGGCAACCGCAAAAAATTGGCGATGCCTTTGTGATTTGCCCCAGTTGGATTGAACTAGAAGATCCTGGCGATCGACAAATTATTCATCTTGATCCTGGCAGTGCCTTTGGTACTGGTGCCCATGCCACTACCCAACTTTGCCTGGAAGCGTTGGAAATGCGGCTGATGGGGATCAAGCCAGATGATGACACTGTCTTTGCAGATATTGGCTGTGGTTCGGGGATTTTGGGAATTGGCGCAATTTTATTGGGGGTGAGTAAGGTCTATGCGGTTGATACTGATTCTTTGGCGATCAAGGCAACCAGATTAAACTTCCAACGCAATCAGATCGATGACGATCGCCTCTGGGCAGACGTTGGCAGCATGGGACATCTGCTCAAAAGTTTACCTACCCCAGTGGATGGCTTTGCCTGTAATATCCTGGCGGAAATTATTGTTGATATGATCCCCTACATGGAGCAGTTAATTAAACCTAATGGTTGGGGTATTTTGAGTGGCATTTTGCTAGAGCAAGTACCGTTGATTGCAGAAGAGCTAGATCGACATAATTGGGTGATTGCGACGCTATGGAAGCGGCAGGAGTGGAGCTGTCTTACGATTCGGCGCTCTAATTAG
- a CDS encoding DUF4346 domain-containing protein, producing MIVSIAQQIKEIDDQLSKRSIQLDPGGYFIIYLEPEQGLIHAKHFTNAIDENGLAVDPATGKPIPAKGKVNREATTIFSGHSAKEVCVKIFERSEICFVTMLDHAAYLGRELQRAEQALINQQEYIQD from the coding sequence ATGATTGTCAGCATTGCCCAACAAATTAAAGAAATAGATGATCAGTTGTCAAAGCGGTCAATTCAGCTTGACCCTGGTGGCTACTTTATTATTTATCTTGAACCGGAACAAGGTTTAATCCATGCTAAGCATTTTACTAATGCGATCGATGAGAACGGCCTGGCTGTAGATCCAGCTACTGGTAAGCCAATTCCAGCTAAGGGCAAGGTTAATCGTGAGGCCACCACCATCTTTAGCGGTCATAGTGCCAAAGAAGTCTGTGTAAAAATTTTTGAGCGCAGTGAAATTTGCTTTGTGACTATGCTTGACCATGCTGCATACTTAGGACGAGAGTTACAACGTGCTGAGCAGGCTTTGATTAATCAACAAGAGTATATTCAGGACTGA
- the purN gene encoding phosphoribosylglycinamide formyltransferase has product MIQPNPAISTPQTYNNPDNSVNLGNPPDRLALPVSIGILASGSGSNLEAIANTLNNATVAGLNPDTAKLSVVVYNNPNAYVQQRAQKLSIPAVLCNHREYDSREQLDAAIIEVFQQYQVDLVVMAGWMRIVTDKLINAYPRRILNIHPSLLPSFPGAKAIVQALAYGVKITGCTVHIAIAEVDAGPILQQAAVPVLPNDTLETLHQRIQVQEHIIYPQAIADYIKLLSS; this is encoded by the coding sequence ATGATTCAGCCTAATCCTGCCATCTCTACGCCTCAGACTTATAATAATCCTGATAATTCTGTCAATCTCGGCAATCCTCCCGATCGCTTAGCCCTACCCGTCTCGATCGGCATTTTAGCTTCCGGTAGTGGTTCTAATTTGGAGGCGATCGCCAATACACTTAACAATGCCACAGTGGCTGGCCTAAATCCAGATACGGCCAAGCTCAGCGTGGTGGTGTATAACAATCCTAACGCCTATGTGCAGCAGCGGGCGCAAAAGTTGAGTATCCCAGCGGTATTGTGTAACCATCGTGAGTATGACAGCAGAGAGCAATTGGATGCGGCAATTATTGAGGTTTTCCAACAATATCAAGTAGATCTGGTGGTGATGGCTGGTTGGATGCGGATTGTGACTGATAAATTAATTAATGCCTATCCGCGCCGGATTTTGAATATTCACCCTAGTCTATTACCCAGTTTCCCTGGTGCCAAGGCGATCGTTCAGGCGCTAGCATATGGTGTGAAAATTACTGGCTGTACGGTGCATATTGCGATCGCCGAAGTTGATGCGGGGCCAATTCTACAACAAGCCGCTGTCCCGGTCTTGCCCAATGATACGCTGGAAACTTTGCATCAACGAATTCAAGTGCAAGAACATATTATCTATCCACAGGCGATCGCTGACTACATCAAATTGCTTAGCTCATGA
- a CDS encoding ABC transporter ATP-binding protein, with protein sequence MSESPQTQILQLENITKQFSRHQPAAVDHVTLSLVQGELVSFLGPSGCGKTTLLRLIAGFERPQSGAIAIAETLVAGQGQWVPPERREVGMVFQDYALFPHLTVHKNIAFGLRNRFKQKQPAKAQLNQRIAVVLALVGLEGFGDRYPHELSGGQQQRVALARALAPAPRLILLDEPLSNLDVQVRLRLRQELREILKSSHTTAIFVTHDQEEALSIADRVAVMRYGRIEQFDTPEKIYGKPASKFVAEFVTQANFLPVQRQGDRLLKTELGCFDLDILNLDAMNSTQTAAAMSVSNGNNGQVEPTDRESVDQPISPQEAITRSSRKPQISLQTEPVLSQNINLELKIPPATELMVRQEDLKLELDPSATMKIHDRQFLGREYRYIIQTPTGKLINVLDRHKSILPIGAKVRVMITPRSALLFPASVKL encoded by the coding sequence ATGTCCGAAAGCCCTCAGACCCAAATCCTACAGCTAGAAAATATTACCAAGCAATTTTCGCGTCATCAGCCCGCCGCCGTTGATCACGTCACCCTTAGTTTGGTGCAGGGCGAACTAGTTAGCTTCCTAGGGCCATCTGGATGTGGCAAAACCACGCTGCTGCGTTTGATTGCTGGATTCGAGCGACCTCAATCCGGAGCGATCGCCATTGCCGAAACCTTAGTGGCTGGCCAGGGGCAATGGGTGCCGCCAGAACGACGTGAGGTGGGCATGGTATTTCAGGACTATGCTTTATTTCCCCACTTGACTGTCCACAAAAATATTGCATTTGGGCTCCGCAATCGCTTTAAGCAGAAACAACCGGCTAAAGCCCAATTAAATCAGCGGATCGCAGTAGTATTGGCACTGGTGGGGCTAGAAGGCTTTGGCGATCGTTATCCCCATGAGCTATCCGGCGGTCAACAACAGCGGGTGGCTTTGGCCAGAGCCTTAGCGCCAGCACCCAGATTGATTTTGCTCGATGAACCCCTCAGTAATCTGGATGTGCAGGTGCGATTGCGATTGCGGCAAGAACTGCGCGAGATTTTGAAAAGCTCCCATACTACGGCAATTTTTGTCACCCATGACCAAGAAGAAGCACTCTCGATCGCCGATCGGGTGGCGGTAATGCGCTATGGCCGGATCGAGCAATTTGATACCCCTGAGAAAATCTATGGTAAACCCGCCTCTAAGTTTGTGGCTGAATTTGTGACCCAAGCAAACTTTTTGCCAGTCCAGCGTCAGGGCGATCGCCTCCTAAAAACCGAGTTAGGCTGCTTTGATCTGGATATTCTTAATCTAGATGCCATGAACTCAACTCAGACGGCTGCTGCTATGTCTGTTAGTAATGGCAATAATGGTCAAGTTGAGCCTACCGATCGAGAGAGCGTCGATCAGCCCATTAGCCCCCAAGAAGCAATTACGCGATCAAGCCGGAAGCCACAAATATCATTGCAAACTGAGCCAGTATTATCTCAAAACATTAACCTAGAGCTAAAAATTCCCCCCGCGACAGAATTGATGGTTAGGCAAGAAGATTTAAAGCTAGAGCTAGACCCAAGCGCAACGATGAAGATTCACGATCGCCAGTTTTTAGGGCGTGAATATCGTTATATCATTCAAACCCCCACGGGCAAGCTGATTAATGTGCTCGATCGGCATAAGTCAATTTTGCCCATTGGCGCAAAGGTAAGGGTGATGATTACACCACGATCGGCATTGTTATTTCCAGCCAGCGTGAAGTTATAG
- the glgB gene encoding 1,4-alpha-glucan branching protein GlgB, translated as MNPTISSDQIDLLIWNLHQDPYYVLGPHQVEQDGKSVWAIRAYLPHAEMVTLVDPVRPGKEYAMHSVHHPNFFECVIPEPELFRYQFKAHEHGKDRLLYDPYSFGVEVLTEFDRHLFAEGNHYKIYEKLGAHIMEIDGIKGVYFAVWAPNARNVSVIGEFNYWDGRAHQMRKGDPGVWEIFIPDLGEGAKYKFEVKNSEGHLYEKTDPHGYQQEIRPKTASIVADLEKYEWQDRNWMDERRNSDPLVKPISIYEMHIGSWMHGNAEELPADGYPVVHAADMKPGARFLTYRELADKLIPYVKDLGFTHLELLPVAEHPFDGSWGYQVIGFYAATSRYGTPQDFMYFVDKCHENGIGVIVDWVPGHFPKDGHGLALFDGTHLYNPADDRIGEHKGWGTYAFNYERNEVKNFLIANALFWFDKYHIDGIRVDAVASIIYRNYCREPGEWVPNEYGGCEYIAGVEFLKHLHGILYSYYPGILSIAEESTAWPMVTAPTYMGGLGFNLKWNMGWMHDMLDYFEMDPWFRQFHQTNVTFSLMYAFNENFVLALSHDEIVHEKSAMPGKMPGDIWQKLANLRCLYGYMFTHPGKKSLFMGMEFAQWSEWNVWGDLEWWLLQHDKHIGMANLIRDLHRLLKQESALHTIDFSYEGFEWMECNDNKNSVISFIRKGKDGEFVVVVCNFTPVLHGSYRIGVPEPGFYQELLNSDAADYWGSGAGNYGGKPTDEIAMHSQRYSIDLCLPPLSTLVLKLDQESIEKNNAKREQERLEEERYHQEQERSKRLLQEQEEQKQKAQDQLHPPILG; from the coding sequence ATGAATCCAACTATTTCAAGCGATCAAATCGATCTTCTGATCTGGAATTTGCACCAAGACCCCTACTATGTTTTGGGACCCCATCAAGTTGAGCAGGATGGTAAGTCAGTTTGGGCGATCAGAGCATATTTGCCCCATGCCGAAATGGTGACATTGGTTGATCCAGTACGGCCGGGGAAAGAGTATGCCATGCATTCAGTGCATCATCCCAACTTTTTTGAATGTGTAATCCCAGAGCCAGAATTATTTAGATATCAATTCAAAGCCCATGAACATGGCAAAGATCGGCTGCTCTATGACCCCTACAGCTTTGGCGTTGAGGTTTTAACGGAATTCGATCGCCATTTGTTTGCGGAAGGAAACCACTACAAAATCTATGAGAAACTTGGCGCGCACATCATGGAAATTGATGGCATTAAGGGGGTCTACTTTGCGGTCTGGGCTCCCAATGCTCGCAACGTTTCGGTGATTGGCGAGTTTAATTACTGGGATGGCCGCGCCCACCAGATGCGCAAGGGCGATCCTGGCGTGTGGGAAATTTTTATTCCCGATCTAGGTGAGGGGGCTAAGTATAAATTTGAAGTCAAGAACTCGGAAGGACATCTCTACGAAAAAACTGACCCCCACGGTTATCAGCAAGAGATTCGTCCCAAAACCGCCTCGATCGTAGCCGATCTAGAAAAATATGAATGGCAAGATCGCAATTGGATGGACGAGCGGCGCAATAGCGATCCCCTTGTAAAACCCATTTCGATCTATGAAATGCATATTGGGTCCTGGATGCATGGCAATGCGGAAGAACTACCCGCTGATGGCTATCCCGTAGTTCATGCGGCGGATATGAAACCAGGAGCTAGATTTCTGACCTACCGGGAACTGGCCGATAAATTAATTCCCTATGTCAAAGATTTGGGTTTTACCCACCTGGAACTATTGCCAGTGGCCGAACACCCCTTTGATGGATCGTGGGGCTATCAGGTGATTGGCTTCTATGCGGCTACTTCGCGCTATGGCACGCCCCAGGACTTTATGTATTTTGTGGATAAGTGCCACGAAAATGGCATTGGCGTGATTGTGGACTGGGTGCCGGGACATTTCCCCAAAGATGGGCATGGCTTGGCGTTGTTTGACGGCACGCATTTATATAATCCCGCTGACGATCGGATCGGTGAACACAAAGGCTGGGGCACTTATGCGTTTAACTATGAACGGAATGAAGTAAAGAACTTTTTGATCGCCAATGCCTTGTTCTGGTTCGACAAATATCACATTGATGGCATTCGCGTAGATGCGGTGGCCTCGATCATCTATCGCAACTACTGCCGTGAACCTGGCGAATGGGTGCCCAATGAATATGGCGGCTGCGAATATATCGCTGGTGTAGAGTTCCTCAAGCACCTGCATGGCATTTTATATAGCTACTATCCTGGCATCTTATCGATCGCCGAAGAATCAACCGCCTGGCCAATGGTGACTGCGCCTACCTATATGGGTGGTCTGGGCTTCAACCTGAAATGGAATATGGGTTGGATGCATGACATGCTCGATTATTTCGAGATGGACCCCTGGTTCCGACAGTTCCATCAGACTAACGTTACCTTTAGTTTGATGTATGCCTTTAATGAGAACTTCGTCCTTGCTCTTTCCCACGATGAGATTGTCCATGAAAAAAGCGCGATGCCGGGTAAAATGCCCGGTGATATCTGGCAAAAACTAGCTAATTTGCGCTGTCTCTATGGTTATATGTTCACTCACCCCGGTAAGAAGAGCCTGTTTATGGGGATGGAATTTGCCCAATGGAGTGAGTGGAATGTGTGGGGCGATCTGGAATGGTGGCTGCTCCAGCATGACAAGCACATTGGCATGGCTAATCTAATCCGCGATCTACATCGTTTACTCAAGCAAGAAAGCGCTCTGCATACGATCGACTTTTCCTATGAAGGGTTCGAGTGGATGGAATGTAATGACAACAAGAACTCGGTGATTTCCTTTATTCGTAAGGGCAAAGATGGCGAGTTTGTGGTGGTGGTGTGTAATTTCACGCCGGTGCTCCATGGCAGCTATCGGATCGGTGTGCCTGAACCTGGTTTTTATCAAGAGTTGCTCAACAGTGATGCCGCTGATTATTGGGGTAGCGGCGCTGGTAATTATGGTGGTAAACCTACCGATGAAATTGCCATGCACAGCCAAAGGTATTCCATTGATCTATGTTTGCCACCTTTGTCCACGCTGGTGTTGAAGCTGGATCAAGAATCGATCGAAAAGAACAATGCCAAAAGAGAACAAGAACGCTTAGAAGAAGAACGCTACCACCAGGAACAGGAGCGATCGAAGCGATTGTTGCAGGAACAAGAGGAACAAAAACAGAAAGCACAAGATCAACTACATCCGCCAATTCTGGGTTAA
- a CDS encoding DUF4214 domain-containing protein: MYSPNKSTQLLKPSVLAIAALLSLSTLFSAPAAEAQTRCNWHNGVMRCEDINPRNNRNDRRNDRRNDRRYDNRYERRSDRYDRYNRHNNRRDRDRYDDRYDNRRYDNRYDDNRHNNRRYDNRYNNGYYENQIRRAYVDVLGRNPDRNGYNTYTYELQRGRDNYWLRRQLAYSEESTRNLHEIYRQVLGRNADHGGLKTYQDLLARGKSLEQIRYDIANSPEARNRGRYGNRY; the protein is encoded by the coding sequence ATGTATAGCCCTAATAAATCAACCCAACTCCTTAAACCCAGCGTCCTGGCGATCGCTGCCCTGCTCAGCCTGTCCACTTTATTCAGTGCCCCCGCAGCAGAAGCGCAAACCCGCTGTAATTGGCACAATGGTGTCATGCGTTGCGAAGACATCAACCCTCGCAACAATCGTAACGATCGCCGCAATGACAGACGTAACGATCGGCGTTATGACAACAGGTATGAACGTAGATCCGATCGGTACGATCGCTATAACCGCCATAACAACCGCCGCGATCGGGATCGCTATGATGATCGCTACGATAATCGTCGCTATGACAATAGATATGACGATAACCGCCATAACAATCGTCGGTATGATAATCGCTACAACAATGGCTATTATGAAAACCAGATCCGGCGCGCCTACGTCGATGTGCTAGGTCGTAACCCCGATCGAAATGGTTACAACACCTATACCTACGAACTACAGCGCGGCCGCGATAATTACTGGCTCCGCCGCCAGCTCGCTTATTCTGAAGAATCCACCCGTAACCTGCACGAAATCTATCGGCAAGTCCTGGGTCGCAATGCCGATCATGGTGGCCTAAAGACTTACCAGGATCTCCTCGCCCGTGGTAAATCCCTGGAACAGATCCGCTATGACATTGCCAACAGCCCAGAAGCCCGCAATCGCGGTAGATATGGCAATCGTTATTAG
- a CDS encoding pentapeptide repeat-containing protein, with amino-acid sequence MKASDLIAQYQHGHRDFNGVYLSEANLNTAQLPGINLAWAKLTCAQAIDTDLTNAKLFGADLSKICLELAHVPQRSQDLAGADLSHANLQGANLQGANLTTASLVAAQLNQANLQQANLTATDLSLANLQGANLKQADLSRSRLIATNLSRANLDKANLQGAVISMADLAGANLQRVNLSASDLNEADLSNANLEEADLSLVDLSNANLQGANLRGADLTGARLCNAQLEGANLRFVKMSKANLRGADLRRSHLIAADLSWSDLRQTQLGETNLAKADLSRCWLHEADLTAAKCANADLRLCDLRGAILVGADLQRSLLSLSNLEEANLRGANLIEADLSYAYLRGANLDEADLSYANLEEVILEQASRNGAIGLTIEIARFDDYAPSGIQHWQQYDQYQSCDRQVLQRSKVEIEQFDF; translated from the coding sequence ATGAAGGCTAGTGATCTGATCGCCCAATATCAGCATGGACACCGTGATTTTAACGGCGTTTATTTGAGTGAAGCAAATCTCAACACTGCGCAGTTGCCGGGGATCAATCTAGCCTGGGCTAAATTAACCTGTGCCCAAGCGATCGATACAGATCTAACTAATGCCAAGCTATTTGGTGCAGACCTGAGTAAGATTTGTCTGGAGTTGGCCCATGTGCCGCAGCGATCGCAAGATCTGGCTGGAGCCGATCTCAGTCATGCCAATTTGCAGGGAGCCAATTTACAGGGGGCAAACCTGACCACGGCTAGTTTGGTTGCAGCACAATTAAATCAGGCTAATTTGCAACAGGCTAATCTGACGGCAACGGATCTAAGTCTGGCCAATTTACAGGGTGCGAACCTGAAGCAAGCAGACTTAAGTCGATCGCGCTTAATCGCTACTAACCTGAGTAGGGCAAACTTAGACAAGGCCAATCTGCAAGGCGCAGTGATCAGCATGGCTGATTTGGCGGGAGCAAATTTACAGCGAGTTAATCTCAGTGCCAGTGATTTAAACGAGGCAGATCTGAGCAATGCCAACCTGGAAGAGGCGGATTTGAGCCTGGTGGATTTGAGTAATGCTAATTTGCAGGGTGCGAATTTACGGGGTGCAGATCTAACCGGAGCCAGGTTATGCAATGCCCAATTAGAGGGGGCAAACTTGCGATTTGTGAAAATGAGTAAGGCCAATTTGCGGGGTGCAGATTTACGCCGATCGCACCTGATCGCAGCGGATTTGAGCTGGTCAGATTTACGACAAACCCAATTGGGGGAAACAAATCTAGCTAAGGCGGATTTGAGTCGGTGCTGGTTGCATGAAGCAGATCTGACGGCGGCAAAATGTGCTAATGCCGATCTGCGGTTGTGTGATTTGCGCGGCGCGATCCTGGTGGGGGCGGATCTGCAAAGGTCGTTGCTTTCACTTAGCAATCTCGAAGAGGCCAATTTACGGGGCGCGAACCTGATCGAGGCGGATCTTAGTTATGCCTATTTGCGGGGTGCAAATCTGGATGAGGCTGATTTGAGTTATGCCAATCTGGAAGAGGTGATCTTAGAGCAGGCTAGCCGGAACGGGGCGATCGGCCTGACGATCGAGATCGCAAGGTTTGATGATTATGCTCCTTCTGGGATTCAGCATTGGCAACAGTATGATCAATATCAATCGTGCGATCGCCAAGTGCTCCAACGCAGCAAGGTGGAGATCGAGCAGTTTGATTTTTAA
- the truB gene encoding tRNA pseudouridine(55) synthase TruB, translating to MLGAFLNLNKPAGITAHGCVARLRKMLNLKKIGHSGTLDPAATGVLPIAITKATRLLRFLPEGKAYRATVQFGITTNTDDLDGEILTKTACPELTQTAIEALLPQFVGQIQQYPPAYSAIKVKGKRLYQLARAGQEVEVPIRTVSVKSLRVLGWHGGEFPQMELAIACGTGTYIRSIARDLGAKLGYGATLANLERTYSNGFSLDNSVDFDKLAVILETDDQVEKYLIAPDRVLLHLEAIKLGHKSAKRWCQGQAIPLEMVERLHGSWAQLPGMAESQSAVEVSSTAPKNSGTGSDELDGQKAAESAITDIPSDVIDLANVRVYTSDRHDAKEMVFLGIGVIRSDFLTPEVVLRKFNLEEIS from the coding sequence ATGCTGGGAGCTTTCCTGAATCTGAATAAACCGGCAGGCATTACCGCTCATGGCTGCGTGGCGCGGCTACGCAAAATGCTCAATCTCAAAAAGATTGGCCATAGTGGAACCCTTGATCCTGCTGCAACCGGAGTATTACCGATCGCAATTACCAAGGCAACCAGACTGTTGCGGTTTCTGCCAGAGGGCAAAGCCTATCGGGCAACCGTGCAATTTGGAATTACCACTAATACCGATGATCTCGATGGCGAGATTTTAACTAAAACCGCCTGCCCGGAATTAACCCAAACTGCGATCGAAGCCTTGTTGCCGCAATTTGTTGGCCAGATCCAGCAATATCCACCTGCCTATAGCGCCATAAAAGTTAAGGGCAAGCGTCTGTATCAATTAGCCAGGGCTGGCCAGGAAGTGGAAGTGCCAATCAGGACAGTGAGCGTAAAATCATTGCGGGTGCTGGGTTGGCATGGTGGTGAATTTCCCCAAATGGAGTTAGCAATCGCATGTGGTACTGGCACCTACATTCGATCGATCGCCCGTGATCTAGGCGCAAAGCTTGGTTACGGCGCAACGCTGGCAAACTTAGAGCGTACCTATAGTAATGGGTTCAGCCTGGACAATAGTGTTGATTTTGATAAGCTGGCAGTTATATTAGAAACAGACGATCAAGTTGAAAAGTATTTGATCGCTCCCGATCGAGTATTACTACATTTAGAAGCAATTAAGCTGGGGCACAAATCGGCAAAACGCTGGTGCCAAGGGCAAGCAATTCCATTGGAGATGGTGGAGCGATTACATGGTTCATGGGCTCAACTGCCAGGCATGGCTGAGTCCCAATCGGCTGTAGAGGTTAGCTCAACGGCTCCAAAAAACTCTGGCACTGGTAGCGATGAACTAGATGGGCAGAAAGCTGCTGAGTCAGCCATAACTGACATCCCATCTGATGTGATCGATTTGGCTAATGTGAGGGTATACACAAGCGATCGCCATGATGCTAAGGAAATGGTGTTTTTGGGGATTGGTGTGATTCGTTCTGATTTTCTGACTCCCGAAGTGGTGCTGCGCAAGTTTAATCTTGAAGAAATTAGCTAA
- the queF gene encoding preQ(1) synthase: protein MTVTDQEEKYGERAIAANQLNTFPNPRPGREYKVNITLPEFTCKCPFSGYPDFATIYITYVPDELVVELKAIKLYINGYRDRYISHEESINQILDDFIAACDPIRVQIKGDYNPRGNVHTMVEINYEKPIA from the coding sequence ATGACTGTTACTGATCAAGAAGAAAAATACGGCGAGAGAGCGATCGCTGCGAACCAACTTAATACGTTCCCAAATCCTCGTCCTGGTCGGGAATACAAGGTAAATATCACCTTGCCAGAATTTACCTGTAAATGCCCTTTCTCTGGTTATCCCGATTTTGCCACCATCTACATTACCTATGTCCCCGATGAGCTAGTAGTTGAACTAAAGGCGATCAAGCTATATATCAACGGTTACCGCGATCGCTATATTTCTCACGAAGAATCGATCAATCAAATTCTGGATGATTTTATTGCCGCCTGCGATCCAATCAGGGTGCAGATTAAGGGTGACTACAACCCCCGTGGCAATGTGCACACAATGGTAGAGATTAATTACGAAAAGCCGATCGCTTAG
- a CDS encoding DUF928 domain-containing protein: MNFNLRQLEPLRQLKLGLILLATSLAAGTAALTIDSAAFAQSRRTNYGLGLPRTATTGTGVRGNCPPLVTALVPPDGAKTLSSRPTFYWYITPQDCSDAAEQVDQVNQTDSESQPTNDQEFVLSFSLRDVPVKAGELQLTRLSTIFKTKSFTVANQPTLYSYALAEPAPALPHDQVRAWHIRWRSADLETQVDANSLVVYEANAQLEFALANADSVLGQARLLAENGYWYDALHVYSDWLRLNPDDNMARQERAELLAVGMAGYEDMTGGDRAKTVSIEELLPQIAEADVIELDVLPE; the protein is encoded by the coding sequence ATGAATTTTAATTTACGGCAATTAGAACCCCTAAGACAGCTTAAGCTGGGGTTGATTTTGCTAGCCACCAGCCTTGCTGCTGGTACAGCCGCGCTCACGATCGACTCAGCCGCCTTTGCCCAATCCCGTCGCACTAATTATGGATTGGGTCTGCCCAGAACCGCCACTACTGGCACTGGTGTACGTGGCAATTGCCCACCCTTAGTAACCGCGCTGGTGCCGCCCGATGGTGCAAAAACGCTGTCGTCTCGCCCAACTTTTTATTGGTACATTACGCCCCAGGATTGTAGTGATGCTGCTGAGCAAGTCGATCAAGTTAATCAAACTGATTCTGAGTCGCAGCCAACCAACGATCAAGAATTCGTGCTTAGTTTCAGCCTCAGGGATGTACCAGTCAAAGCAGGCGAACTACAACTAACCCGCCTGAGCACAATTTTTAAAACTAAGTCTTTTACGGTTGCCAATCAGCCCACGCTCTATAGCTATGCTTTGGCAGAACCGGCACCAGCATTACCCCATGACCAAGTACGCGCCTGGCATATTCGCTGGCGATCGGCGGATTTAGAAACCCAGGTCGATGCTAATTCACTGGTGGTATATGAGGCTAATGCCCAACTGGAGTTTGCCTTGGCTAATGCTGATTCGGTCTTGGGGCAGGCAAGACTGCTGGCAGAAAATGGCTATTGGTATGATGCTTTGCATGTCTATAGTGATTGGCTGCGCTTGAATCCCGATGATAATATGGCACGTCAAGAACGGGCAGAATTGCTGGCAGTGGGGATGGCTGGATATGAGGATATGACCGGGGGCGATCGCGCTAAGACTGTTTCGATCGAGGAGCTATTACCGCAAATTGCGGAAGCAGATGTAATTGAACTGGATGTTTTGCCCGAATAG